Proteins found in one Terriglobia bacterium genomic segment:
- the rho gene encoding transcription termination factor Rho: MNIRDLKEMNIAALTQVAKDLNVPGYTGMRKQELIFQILKAQTEQSGLIFSEGVLECLPEGFGFLRAPDYNYLPGPDDIYVSPSQIRKFDLRTGDTISGQIRPPKDGERYFALIKVEAVNFEHPDAAKDKIFFDNLTPLYPHEAFKLETVSDNLSGRVMDMLAPIGKGQRGLIVSPPRTGKTMLLQSIANSISKNHPDVVLIVLLIDERPEEVTDMQRSVKGEVISSTFDEPASRHVQVAEMVLEKAKRFVEHKRDVVILLDSITRLARAYNTIVPPSGKVLSGGVDSNALQRPKRFFGAARNIEEGGSLTIIATSLIDTGSRMDDVIFEEFKGTGNMELHLDRKLVDRRVFPAIDINKSGTRKEELLLPQTDLNRIWILRKVLNPLSVTESMELLLEKLSKTKTNADFLGALSGG; the protein is encoded by the coding sequence CTGAATATCCGCGACCTGAAGGAGATGAACATCGCCGCCCTGACTCAGGTAGCCAAAGACCTCAACGTCCCCGGCTACACCGGGATGCGCAAGCAGGAACTGATTTTTCAGATCCTGAAAGCGCAAACCGAGCAGAGCGGATTGATCTTTTCCGAAGGCGTCCTGGAATGTCTCCCCGAAGGATTCGGGTTCCTCCGCGCCCCCGATTACAACTATCTGCCGGGACCGGATGACATCTATGTTTCCCCTTCCCAGATCCGCAAGTTTGATTTGAGGACGGGAGACACCATATCCGGCCAGATCCGGCCGCCCAAGGACGGCGAGCGCTACTTCGCCCTGATCAAGGTCGAAGCCGTCAATTTCGAGCACCCGGATGCGGCCAAGGATAAGATCTTCTTCGACAACCTGACGCCGCTGTACCCGCACGAAGCCTTCAAGCTCGAAACCGTGTCGGACAACCTGTCGGGACGCGTCATGGACATGCTGGCGCCGATCGGCAAGGGGCAGCGCGGCCTGATCGTGTCGCCGCCCCGCACCGGCAAGACCATGCTGCTGCAGTCGATCGCCAATTCGATCTCCAAGAACCACCCGGACGTGGTCCTCATCGTGTTGCTGATCGATGAACGCCCCGAAGAGGTGACCGACATGCAGCGCTCCGTCAAGGGAGAGGTGATCAGTTCCACGTTTGACGAGCCCGCGTCACGGCACGTGCAAGTGGCCGAGATGGTCCTGGAGAAAGCGAAGCGCTTCGTAGAGCACAAGCGCGACGTCGTGATCCTGCTCGACAGCATCACGCGCCTCGCCCGGGCCTATAACACCATCGTCCCGCCCAGCGGCAAGGTGCTTTCCGGCGGCGTCGACAGCAACGCCCTGCAGCGGCCCAAGCGGTTCTTCGGGGCGGCCCGAAACATCGAAGAAGGAGGGAGCCTGACCATCATCGCGACCTCGCTGATCGATACCGGCAGCCGCATGGACGACGTCATCTTCGAGGAATTCAAGGGCACGGGCAACATGGAGCTGCACCTCGACCGCAAGCTTGTCGACCGGCGCGTCTTCCCTGCCATTGATATCAACAAGTCCGGCACGCGCAAGGAAGAACTCCTGCTGCCGCAGACCGACCTGAACCGGATCTGGATCCTGCGCAAGGTCCTGAATCCGCTCTCGGTCACGGAGAGTATGGAGCTGCTGCTCGAGAAACTCTCCAAGACCAAGACCAACGCCGACTTCCTCGGCGCCCTCTCCGGCGGCTAG
- the yihA gene encoding ribosome biogenesis GTP-binding protein YihA/YsxC: MKQTRVEFIVSAFAQRDFPRAVIPEVVVAGRSNVGKSSLINRLTGEEGLARTSSTPGKTRSINFYRCDGSFFLVDLPGFGFAKGKAGSREWKQLVERYFERGPAVALVIHLVDARMPPTNLDIQFAEWLHHLGIPSLVVATKVDKLSGNQRAVELRAICGVFPEVPVIFSSAVTGVGCKEIWNRVVEATQNH, encoded by the coding sequence GTGAAGCAAACTCGAGTCGAGTTCATCGTGAGCGCCTTCGCGCAGCGTGATTTCCCGCGTGCGGTGATCCCGGAAGTTGTGGTGGCAGGCCGGTCAAATGTCGGCAAATCGAGCCTGATCAACAGGCTCACGGGGGAAGAGGGCCTGGCCCGGACCAGCTCGACGCCGGGGAAAACCAGGAGCATTAACTTTTATCGCTGTGACGGCTCCTTTTTTCTCGTCGACCTGCCGGGATTCGGATTTGCCAAAGGAAAGGCCGGGAGCCGTGAGTGGAAGCAGCTGGTTGAACGGTATTTTGAACGCGGGCCGGCAGTGGCGCTGGTAATCCACCTTGTGGACGCGCGCATGCCGCCCACAAATCTGGATATCCAGTTCGCAGAGTGGCTGCATCATCTGGGGATCCCCAGTCTGGTGGTGGCCACCAAAGTGGACAAGCTGTCCGGCAATCAACGGGCTGTTGAGTTACGCGCAATTTGCGGAGTGTTTCCTGAAGTGCCGGTGATATTCTCATCTGCGGTCACCGGTGTCGGCTGCAAAGAAATATGGAACCGGGTGGTCGAAGCCACCCAAAATCATTAA